The following proteins are co-located in the Cryptococcus neoformans var. grubii H99 chromosome 1, complete sequence genome:
- a CDS encoding mitochondrial import inner membrane translocase subunit TIM50 codes for MLRQATSRFLSSTHRSIRPLSTSAPSFIRIRSQASEPSPAERPPPVPENVNPSQPFEPEVNKSEGATKAAETQQAEGAASAGTPLTPPQPEVVFGNTRSAASTTPEMEATVENPDYSKLPSLDIDPEAAAIPEPATGKDQEAEGEKKKTGAGKKEYVSSQEKSRRMWIRAGYGALAVGAVGAVLAMGSEETTGKKQGGFVETFQNNMLELFDFFNKPAFQTLLPDPLPPPHQRPYTLCIDLEGLLVHSSWDRTHGWRTAKRPGVDYFLGYLSQFYEIVLFSSQPLYTAAPIAEKIDPYQAFMPYRLFRESTRSVKGKVVKDISFLNRDPSKVIVLDVNPEHVALQPENGIVLQPWDGSPRDKGLVDMIPFLESIGIFNPADVRPILQAYAGKDIPIEYAKKEAEAKAKAIEEWERTHPTAITGAGSGFLSSIFGSVAAPGSSRPNQPMTYLEQKRAQAQRIYQEEQKYWAEHADEFKKLIEEDKQRQLAEMKGSILGYLGAPKMQDGPKEDVLKA; via the exons ATGCTCAGGCAAGCCACGTCTCGCTTCCTCTCGTCTACTCACCGTTCTATTCGACCTCTCTCTACCAGCgctccttccttcattcGTATTCGCTCCCAGGCTTCCGAACCTTCTCCGGCTGAGAGACCCCCTCCTGTTCCCGAGAATGTTAATCCTTCACAGCCCTTTGAGCCAGAAGTGAACAAGTCTGAGGGTGCCACCAAAGCTGCGGAAACCCAGCAGGCTGAAGGGGCTGCTTCTGCCGGTACCCCGCTCACTCCTCCTCAACCCGAGGTCGTTTTTGGTAACACACGTtccgccgcctccaccaccccgGAGATGGAGGCCACTGTTGAGAACCCTGACTATTCCAAGCTTCCTTCCTTGGATATTGACCCGGAAGCTGCCGCTATTCCTGAGCCAGCTACCGGGAAGGATCAAGAGGCAGAAggtgaaaagaaaaagacagGTGCCGGTAAAAAGGAGTATGTGAGCTCGCAAGAGAAGTCTAGGAGGATGTGGATCCGGGCGGGGTATGGCGCATTGGCAGTTGGTGCGGTTGGAGCTGTTTTAGCGATGGGAAGTGAGGAGACAACT GGCAAGAAACAGGGGGGATTCGTTGAAACTTTCCAAAATAACATGCTTGAGCTTTTTGAC TTTTTCAATAAGCCTGCTTTCCAGACTCTTCTCCCcgatcctcttcctcctccccatcagCGCCCTTATACCCTCTGCATTGACCTTGAAGGGCTCCTTGTCCACTCCTCATGGGAT AGGACTCACGGCTGGAGGACCGCCAAGCGACCCGGTGTCGATTACTTCCTTGGCTACTTGTCGCAGTTTTACGAAATCGTCCTCTTTTCCAGTCAGCCACTTTAT ACTGCCGCCCCTATCGCTGAGAAGATCGACCCTTACCAGGCGTTTATGCCCTACCGTCTTTTCCGTGAATCTACTCGCTCTGTCAAGGGTAAAGTTGTCAAAGATATCTCTTTCCTTAACCGTGACCCTTCCAAGGTGATCGTTTTGGATGTTAACCCTGAACATGTGGCTTTACAACCCGAGAACGGTATCGTACTCCAGCCTTGGGATGGTTCCCCTAGGGATAAGGGCTTAGTGGATATGATCCCTTTCCTCGAGT CGATCGGTATTTTCAACCCTGCGGACGTCCGCCCTATCCTCCAAGCCTACGCGGGCAAGGATATCCCCATCGAGTACGCTAAGAAGGAAGCCGAAGCCAAGGCTAAGGCTATTGAGGAATGGGAGAGAACTCACCCTACCGCTATCACTGGTGCGGGGAGCGGATTTTTGAGTAGCATTTTCGGTAGCGTCGCTGCT CCCGGGTCATCTCGGCCGAATCAGCCTATGACATACCTCGAGCAAAAACGTGCCCAGGCGCAGAGAATCTATCAGGAGGAGCAAAAGTACTGGGCAGAACATGCTGACGAGTTCAAGAA GTTGATTGAGGAAGACAAGCAGCGACAGTTGGCGGAGATGAAGGGTTCCATCTTGGGTTATTTGGGTGCGCCTAAAATGCAGGACGGACCGAAGGAGGATGTCCTGAAGGCGTAA
- a CDS encoding large subunit ribosomal protein L16 → MINLSFFRPATSSPRLALSLPNFLVPKTPTQGVQQVRFRGQLAPRRTKYRKAAKGAPGTQIPTGGSLKGTALHHGTFGLRACSSVRISAAQLTSCQAAVRRKIKPIKGAQFYLRVFPDIPVCVKGNEQRMGKGKGSFEYWSCRVKPGKVIMEVGGGDIREEIAKAALKLAQARLPLQTEFITLSSPPRLGRIATPALADPPSAQPIPNNLAYLDAKEEGGARRVIMRREERAVEEIVDGLQGLEMKDAAKGIDG, encoded by the exons ATGATCAACCTCTCATTCTTTCGCCCAGCCACTTCAAGCCCCCGTCTCGCCCTTTCGCTCCCTAACTTCCTTGTCCCGAAAACCCCCACGCAAGGTGTCCAGCAAGTCAGGTTCAGAGGACAGTTGGCCCCGAGGAGAACAAAATACAGAAAGGCTGCTAAGGGTGCCCCCGGA ACTCAAATACCTACT GGGGGTTCTTTAAAAGGAacagctcttcatcacGGCACATTCGGTCTTCGCGCGTGCTCTTCCGTCCGCATTTCTGCCGCTCAGTTAACCTCATGTCAAGCGGCTGTTCGACGAAAGATCAAACCTATCAAGGGCGCTCAATTTTATCTTCGTGTCTTTCCCGATATTCCCGTATGTGTCAAGGGTAATGAGCAACGtatgggaaagggaaagggaagttTCGAATACTGGAGTTGTAGGGTTAAGCCGGGCAAGGTGATTATGGAAGTCGGCGGTGGGGATATCAGGGAAGAAATCGCCAAGGCTG CCTTGAAGCTCGCACAAGCCCGTCTCCCCCTTCAAACCGAATTCATCAccctttcttcccctcctcgTCTTGGCCGCATAGCTACTCCCGCCCTTGCCGACCCCCCTTCGGCCCAACCGATACCAAACAACTTGGCCTACCTTGAtgcaaaggaagaagggggtgCAAGGAGGGTTATcatgagaagagaagagagagctGTCGAGGAGATTGTTGATGGGCTGCAGGGTTtagagatgaaggatgcCGCCAAGGGTATCGATGGGTGA
- a CDS encoding potassium/sodium efflux P-type ATPase, fungal-type: protein MMSSEKGQSNTNEKQLINRADTGKTAVSDSPLPFKPHTALSGKILEALGSNVTSGLSDDEASRRLQQYGPNRLKPPERPSILKIIARQVGNAMTLVLIAAMATSLGTMDWISGGVIAALVILNVSVGAYTEWQAEKTVASLESVGAPQATVVRTRNGSREATVKIIPVEEVVPGDIIQLKNGDIVPADGRILDGHLSNLEADEAFLTGESLPVAKQTEPIDEEDCPVGDRVCMVFSGSQITKGRARAVITSTGMGTEIGKIAQALESKAKNKNRGFAAFWWKVKVILGVEETTPLQIKLNKLAYFLLACALVIAVIVVASTGFNDVPLSIATYAVAAAVSILPASLIAVVSLTLARASTDLASRHALVRRMDAIEALAGVENVCSDKTGTLTVGRMVVRKVWVPALDWRPNEFAPLDTSGGQAYSFETGSDPFYPRGEVLADSQKITGTAETLDLKQPRDQSDSSSSDSDPDERDVEEQERVIHVEDMENNLRDLALCISLCNQATLTRPVNQDGQWEANGDPTETALQVAAHKLGHGKPFLTHAAKPSHRADSIRSGHSSRPLVAGIRGHFVPIIEHPFDSTVKRMSIAYKFVSEDPQDSHILCLLKGAIERVFERCTKIQGQPITEEHKKNIMVKVDALAAQGLRVLALCGKRLPVSMVDEVKSTPRDAFEADFHFLGLAGIFDPPRKESAGAVADCFRAGITPRMLTGDHPATATAIALNIGILDKTYSKDSVMTGQQFDSLSEDEIDQLPELPLVVARCAPETKVRMVDAIHRRGQSTVMTGDGVNDSPALKRADVGVGMGTGSDVAKQSARIVLSDDNFSTIIRAIRKGRSVFKNLSKFLLYLLSGNLAEIIVLMIGLAFKDDNGQAVFPLSPVAALWINTLAAGPPALALGLEPTAIDAMEQGPEVYHRIFTLEFYVDLIFYGFLMGSISLVNFVIVLWGYYPGDLGRLCNEDDPSICDPVYQARAACFATLVIVLMIHALECKHLSKGLAQINLRDNKVLLWCVVALSLSTFPVVYIPVINNKVFLLNGPRWEWGIIFGMILVYLSATELYKWIKRIWIRRHAPPSKGPSDKTLRMESTIAPPV from the exons ATGATGTCTTCTGAGAAAGGACAATCAAATACAAACGAGAAACAACTTATTAACCGCGCCGACACTGGCAAGACTGCAGTGTCAgactctcctctccctttcaaACCTCATACCGCTCTCTCTGGCAAGATCCTCGAGGCTTTAGGGAGTAATGTTACTTCTGGTCTATCAGATGACGAAGCATCAAGGAGACTCCAACAATATGGTCCCAATAGGCTGAAGCCCCCTGAGAGACCTAGTATTCTCAAGATCATCGCTAGGCAAGTGGGCAATGCTATGACTCTTGTCCTCA TCGCTGCCATGGCAACTTCATTGGGTACCATGGACTGGATCAGCGGTGGCGTTATTGCGGCTCTGGTTATCCTCAATGTATCAGTGGGAGCCTACACAGAATGGCAAGCCGAAAAG ACCGTGGCCAGTCTCGAGTCTGTTGGAGCTCCGCAAGCTACTGTAGTCCGAACTCGCAATGGCTCTCGCGAGGCTACCGTCAAAATTATCCCCGTAGAGGAAGTCGTACCCGGTGACATTATTCAACTCAAAAATGGTGATATTGTTCCTGCGGACGGAAGAATCCTTGACGGGCACCTGAGTAACTTGGAAGCTGACGAGGCTTTCCTGACTGGCGAAAGTCTGCCGGTTGCAAAACAGACTGAGCCtatcgatgaagaggacTGTCCTGTTGG CGACCGTGTTTGTATGGTCTTTTCTGGTTCCCAGATCACCAAAGGTCGAGCTCGTGCCGTCATTACCAGCACTGGTATGGGGACAGAGATTGGAAAAAttgctcaagctcttgaATCTAAAGCTAAAAATAAGAACCGTGGATTTGCTGCTTTCTGGTGGAAAGTCAAAGTTATTTTGGGTGTCGAGGAGACTACTCCTTTGCAAATCAA ACTTAATAAGCTCGCATACTTCCTTTTGGCGTGTGCCCTCGTCATAGCCGTCATTGTTGTCGCCTCCACCGGTTTTAATGATGTCCCCCTCTCTATTGCCACCTACGCTGTCGCTGCCGCCGTCTCCATTCTCCCCGCCTCTTTGATTGCAGTTGTTAGTTTGACTTTGGCGCGTGCGTCAACTGATTTAGCATCTCGACATGCTTTGGTCCGACGAATGGATGCTATTGAGGCTTTAGCTGGTGTTGAGAATGTGTGCTCGGACAAG ACCGGTACCCTTACTGTTGGCCGCATGGTAGTTCGCAAAGTCTGGGTTCCTGCTCTTGACTGGCGCCCCAATGAATTTGCTCCCCTCGACACTAGTGGTGGTCAAGCATATAGTTTTGAGACCGGATCTGATCCTTTCTATCCTCGTGGTGAAGTCCTGGCCGATTCCCAGAAGATCACTGGGACTGCGGAGACCCTCGATCTCAAGCAACCTCGTGACCAATCtgactcttcctcttccgacTCTGACCCCGATGAACGAGACGTAGAGGAACAAGAACGGGTCATCCACGTTGAAGACATGGAAAACAACCTTCGAGACCTTGCTCTCTGTATTTCGCTTTGTAATCAAGCGACTCTCACTCGTCCTGTCAACCAAGACGGCCAATGGGAAGCAAACGGTGATCCTACCGAAACGGCCCTTCAAGTTGCTGCACACAAACTTGGTCATGGCAAGCCCTTTCTTACTCATGCTGCCAAGCCAAGCCACCGTGCGGATTCTATCCGATCTGGTCACAGTTCTCGTCCCCTTGTTGCTGGTATTCGTGGGCACTTTGTTCCGATAATTGAGCATCCTTTCGATTCCACCGTCAAGCGAATGTCAATCGCTTATAAATTTGTGAGCGAGGATCCTCAGGATTCTCACATCCTCTGTCTCCTTAAGGGTGCCATCGAGCGTGTCTTTGAACGATGCACCAAGATCCAAGGACAGCCCATCACCGAAGAGCATAAGAAGAATATCATGGTCAAAGTTGATGCTCTCGCCGCTCAAGGTCTTCGGGTCCTCGCTCTTTGTGGAAAGCGACTTCCTGTCAGCATGGTAGACGAAGTCAAATCCACCCCTCGAGACGCATTCGAAGCCgatttccatttcctcgGTCTTGCTGGTATCTTCGATCCGCCCAGAAAGGAATCTGCAGGCGCCGTTGCTGATTGTTTCAGGGCTGGTATCACCCCTCGAATGTTGACAGGCGATCATCCTGCTACCGCTACAGCTATCGCCCTCAACATTGGTATTCTCGATAAGACGTACTCAAAGGATTCAGTCATGACGGGTCAGCAGTTTGACTCTTTGAGCGAAGACGAAATTGATCAACTGCCCGAGTTGCCTCTTGTCGTTGCTCGCTGCGCCCCCGAAACCAAA GTTCGAATGGTCGATGCCATTCATCGACGAGGACAAAGCACTGTAATGACTGGTGATGGTGTCAACGACTCTCCCGCCCTCAAGCGTGCTGATGTGGGCGTTGGCATGGGTACTGGTTCCGATGTTGCCAAGCAGTCAGCGCGTATCGTCCTCAGTGATGACAACTTCAGCACCATCATTCGGGCTATTAGGAAAGGTCGTTCTGTCTTCAAGAACTTGTCTAAATTCTTGCTC TACTTGCTTTCCGGTAACTTGGCTGAAATCATCGTCCTCATGATTGGTCTCGCTTTCAAGGATGACAATGGTCAGGCTGTTTTCCCCCTGTCACCTGTTGCCGCTCTTTGGAT CAACACTCTCGCTGCCGGACCTCCTGCCCTTGCCCTAGGTCTTGAACCTACAGCTATCGACGCCATGGAGCAGGGACCCGAGGTATACCATCGAATCTTCACTCTTGAATTTTACGTCGATCTGATCTTCTACGGTTTCCTGATGGGCTCCATCAGTTTGGTCAACTTCGTCATTGTACTATGGGGATACTATCCT GGAGACTTAGGTCGTCTTTGTAACGAAGATGATCCCAGCATCTGTGATCCCGTCTATCAGGCTCGAGCTGCCTGTTTTGCCACCCTCGTTATTGTCCTCATGATTCATGCTTTGGAGTGTAAGCACTTGAGCAAAGGGTTGGCCCAAATCAATTTGCGTGACAACAAGGTGTTGCTGTGGTGTGTCGTTGCCCTCAGTCTTTCCACT TTCCCTGTCGTGTACATTCCTGTGATCAATAACAAGGTGTTTTTGCTCAACGGTCCCAGGTGGGAATGGGGTATCATCTTCGGCATGATCTTGGTGTATCTCAGTGCTACTGAGCTCTACAAGTGGATCAAAAGAATTTGGATCCGACGACATGCCCCCCCTTCCAAAGGACCTTCCGACAAGACCCTTAGGATGGAGAGTACCATTGCTCCTCCTGTTTGA